Below is a genomic region from Sorghum bicolor cultivar BTx623 chromosome 9, Sorghum_bicolor_NCBIv3, whole genome shotgun sequence.
GTACACAAACGGAGCAAACCCTTCACCCATTGGGTACGCGGGTATGGGGACGTTCTAGTAGTCCCCATACCCATTTACCCATGGGTGAAAAATACTCAGCCCAAAACTAAAAAAGCCCACCAGCCACTAGTCCACCGACAGCCCATACACTGAAACCCTATGTAGTGCTAGCAAAGTACTACTCTGTACTACGTGATTTGTATGGACAAGGAACTATTATGGTGTTGTGACTAGTGGTTGCAGCAGAAATTATTATGTTGCTATTTGCTAGGTATATGGTGAGATGGCTATGTGACGATGCTTGTGAATTGCTACTACGTGACTGGTGCTTGTGAATTGCTGATGTTTGGCGGGTATGGGTGACCCGCCGGGTCTAATTTACCCACCCGGGTATGGGTCTGGGGAAATTCTTCCACTCATCACTGTATATGGGGATACCCGTGGTGTCATATTGTTGTCACGGGGATGGGTCTGGGGAGTTCATACCCGATGGGGATTTACCCATTGCCAACACTACTGGTGGCCGATCGGTGGTGGTCCGGTGGACAAGCAGCGGCGCAACGGTGTGGTGgcagtcagtcagtcagtcacCTGGGCGAGGCGCTGGTCTCTTAGTGTTGGGCCATTGCATATGGGCTACATGGAGGCATGAGGGATTATTGGGCCAATGACCAGGGCGTGGGTTCTAGGGGCCTAAGGCCAGGTCTGACCTAGGAAAGTCGATGAACTCACGGAAAGGGACGGGGCTCAGCCGATCTCTAAATCGGTATCACTCATTTTGAAGTTACTCGTGTGTGATTTCGGACATTCTCGCCTTCACCGATGTGTGATCTGAGATTTGTCAACACAACTTTTAGCTGCCATAAAATATTTAATAAGGAGAATAAAAGACATTGCTGTCTCTACATTTATCTTCACCTCCTACATACTCACCAAGTCACCATGCATGTGTGAGAGAGAAGCTCATGCTATTATGGTTGGGTGAGTAGATATGACAATTCCGAGGAATTAATTTCAGTAGATTCCGTGTATAACTATCCTAGGTCCTAACTAGTAACTACTTGTCACCACCTAGAATTGCATTCTTTCTTGGATAATCTTCTCATCCTACGACTACATTCTTTTACGGCCAaagtggagggagtatataaagTGGGCATATAATATTGGGttagaaaattaataaatataagATAGAAAAGAAGATATACACAATTTTGATTTAGATGAGGACTTAAGTCTATCCACCAAGGTATAACATTTACGtcatttaaggccttgtttagtatttaaaatttttcaagattctccgtcacatcgaatctttaaacgcatgtatgaagtattaaatataaataaaaaattactaattgcatagtttgtctgtaatttgagaagtccatggttggacaataattatcaaataagtacaaacaaaagtgctacaatgtcaaaatataaaaagttttgccaactaaacaaggcctaagttttaTAAAGATGATATTATCTTCTAAAATACTTCATTAATTATTATACTACTTATCTTTGTTAAAACTATTAAACGGTGAGCACGCAAACTTACCGAGCAGCGAGCCGATCGTCCTGACGAGCTGTCCACTGAGCCTACCACGCAGAATGTCCATGTGAATTCTGAAAAACTAGACGTGGTTAGCTGCTGAATCACGACCGTGTTGTTGCGTTCTATCCAAACGGTGTCGACATATCCCTATCAACACAAGCTTTCTATGCTCGCTTGACCCGAAAAATAAATGGAGTCTCAGCCTCTCAGGTACACGGAGGCGTAGTGGCGTACATGATGGAGCACCAATCAAACATCGTATCATGGACCTGAGATGATTGGGTTATGGGGCTTTCGGCGATGGGGCGTTGACCTGACGATCATGGGCTGGAGATGATGATTGGTTATGGGCTTTCGCCGATTGGGCGTTGACCTATGGAGGAGCAGCATGCAGCAGCAAGAGAGAGCGCCCAAGTGAGGTATGGTACGGCAAGAGGAATAACTGGGTTCGTATTTCAACAAGGGTTACCCCGGAAAGGGCACACATTCAATACGCTAGCCCATACAGGACATGCACATACTCGCACTCTGTAGAGTACTGAAAGGACAGCCATCCATCTAAGAATTTGTTTTATTGTAtgaaaagtcatgactgaaaGTATTCTTCGttaatttgttatgagaaaaaaacactgctgaataatTGACAAATAGATAATATCAAACAAATAGGCTCGTCTTGGGGCAGAGTGTCACCTCGCTTAGCTCCCCAACTGACAGACAGGACCGCACTAGGGCTCAGCAATGTCACCCCGCATGGCTAAGCACTGCCCAAATCCCGTCCAGCCTGATGGATGGGCATACAATCCCAATCACTATGGTTTTTTGTTCTAAATAAAATGCTATTTCATTTGCATCTATAGTTTTTTCTCTATGAATATTTATATGGTTTTGCTAATTCTGGAAGCTAGGAAATACCTAAACCCAAATTTCAGATACTAGAAATATCAGGATACTATTACAATTTTTTGATATCAAGTGTGGAAAGACCAATTTCTTAAAACTCGAATTACCCGAATTTTGGGTATCAAATCCTAGCCCTAGATAGCCTAgtcagggcactcacaatgcaagactctatcacagagtccaaaacaattaattatatattatttatggtattttgctgatgtggcagcatatttattgaagaaagaggtagaaaaaataaaactccaagtcttatttagactctaagtccacattgttcgaggtaataaataactttagactctatgatagagtatgCATTGCGAGTGCCCTCATGCAACCTTGCCTAGACAAGCAACCAAACAAACTATTTAATCCATGATATTTTGTGGCTCAACTTTTGTACTCCCCtcctcccaaattataagtcattcaaaGCTTTCCAaggttgaccaaatttatataataaaataatagtatTTATGATACATAATATATATCATTAGTTCTCTATTAATTATATATTCATAGTATACCTATttaatgtcataaatctttgtatttttctttataatttgatcaaacttgagatgttttggCTCTTAAAAAAGttgaaataacttataatttggaatggagagatAGTAATAATTAGCCTAATTCTTTTGGTTACAAGAGATGAAGCTAGATTGATTCCTTTATATAAAACTTGTCAATAAAATGAAGCAGTACCTACCGAACCCCCCATGTAATAAACTGTGATTATCTCGCTAAACAGCAAAACTACGAAACAAATTTGTTGTGGATTGCAAAAGGAGAAAGGTAACCTTAACAGTTGCATCAACTCCACTTAAAAGCAAAAGGCTGGTGTGCTTTTTTATTTGTACCAATCGTGAAAGGGTAGCGCTGCTGTTTCTGTTGCGGGAGCTTCTGGGCAGAAgtagtaaaaaaaaaactatacaaAATGGCCAAGTTTTAGTATAGTAAACCACTATATACGTTACATATACCGCCACTACATTACAGTACAGATGTTACAAAACCGTCTGATACTAGTGTAGATCATCATGAGAAGGTCTACCGGCCTCATGTTAGATAACACACACATAATGTCGACATTGTGGCAACACGTTACACATGCCAAAAAGTCTTCTGTATAACTGTTCCCCAAGACATTAGAGTTGCTAGAGTATCCGGGTTGCTGTACTCTCTTTGACTCTTTGTCCTAGTTTATTTGATAGGTTGAATACATCGAGTCTACACATGCCACCAGATGATCAGAGCCGCTAATTCCGGTACGGTGGTATTGCGGCTCCGACCGAAGCCGTGTCAAATGGCCATCCATGAAATGCCTTCGGCGAAAAAAATTCGTTTGAGCCAGAGCTGTTTTTCCATTGGACTAGCAGCGTAGAACCCTGAAACATAGTTTCGCATAACTTTTTACAAACTTAGCATAAATTATAACAAAACTGTAATTAGAACCATTTTTTGCTAAACGTTAAAAACTCGTTTGAGCTCCAGATCTGCTTCAAACGAGGAGCTAGAGTCAAAAGCTTTAAGGACTTCCCCAATGCAGGATAACACGAACGTAGGCTTCAAACAAATACAATAGaccactttatgcatgtgttcaaacatTTAATGTGACGAGAGTTAAAATTTAACAAGACAAATTAAACGGGGCCTAAAACTTCCAACGCTAAGTGCAGGCAGTGGCTTTAGGCTTTATGTCGCGCAGCAGTGCATCAGCGCAAAGTAACATGGGAACATCGTCTCCTAAAGATGGATGACATTTCTTGTTACAATGTGTTCTCCAATAGATGCCTGCGACCTTTGTCAGATAAGCCTTGGCAGAAACGTTTGACTGACAAGCCGTGATAGAAAGtacgatttattgtgagagtaaAACACTATTGAATGGTTgatagattcggctgataagctcaaacgaacaacTCAGCCACTGTGGCAGCCTGCAGGACTACTAATACCAGCGAACTGGATTCATCTTGCCTAGCTTGAAGACGGGGCAGCACGCCATGTTGGAGCAATGGGGAATCCCTAAGGAGACTGAAGCCATACTAGCTGGCCCTTAGTCCATTTTCGGTCCTTGATTATTGTCAAACACTCCGTACTAGCGTAGTACCACGTCGCACtttctgagctatctgatcattTAGCGTAAAGTGGATCGCTCCACGTAACGTAACAATCAGACTCGTAATCTGTTTAGGACTTCAATAAGGAAGGACCACGGGAAGACGTTGAAAAGCAAGCAGGCGACGGGCAACCAAACCGTCAGACCTCAGAAGCGCGCGCCTCACCGAGCTGCGCCTGAAAAGCGCCTCTCAATCGTGAATCGTCACCCCGTCAACGTCAAAGAACTGGCGGCCACCACCAGTACGGTCTGTAAAAATGACGCCGTGGTCGCGGCAGCAGCATCCTTCGTTGTTGTTCCGCTGCTTTCCAAACGATCCTGTGCTTGTCCGCGTGCGCCGAAACATTGCTGTCTCAGACGTAGCACGGTGATCAGTCCGGAGCCTCGGCCGGCTTTCCCGTCTCGTAACCCCTGGATTTACGCGGCGAGCCCCACGCCCACGGGTACAAAACCCTCGCGCCCTGTGACGAAACCGAGCCCGAGATCGAGCGCATGCGCCCGTGCTGCCCAGTGGCCAGTGCCACCACAGCCTCCGCGCGCCGCGCCACGCCACAGTGCCGCGAGCTAGCCGCAGGCGAAAACGATGGCCAAGCTCGCGGTAGTCGCGGCCGCGCTCTACGCCATCCTAGTCCTGGCGGTCTCACTGCCCGTTCTCGTCACGGCGGCGGAGTGCGACTGCGGCTCGGACGACGCCGCCGCGGCGGGGCGCCGCGACAAGGCGGGGGCGCTGCGGCTGAAGGTGGTGGCCATCTTCTGCATCCTCGCGGGTGGCGCGGTGGGCGCGGCGGTGCCGTCGCTGGGGCACGGCAGGCTCCCCGCGCTGCGGCCGGACGCGGACCTGTTCCTCGCCGTCAAGGCCCTGGCGGGCGGCGTCATCCTCGCCACGGGGCTGGTGCACATCCTGCCCGCGGCCTTCGACGCGCTGGGCTCGCCGTGCCTCGCCGCCGGGCCGTGGAACAGGTTCCCGTTCGCCGGGATGGTCGCCATGCTCGCCGCGGTCGCCACGCTCGTGGTGGACACGGTCGCCACGGGGTACTTCCGCCGCCGGACGGTCGCTAGGAGgaaggccgcggcggcggtcggCGACGAGCCATCGTCGTCGGAGCTCGGGCGTTGCGACGGCGGGGACCTGGAGGCGGAGGCCTCCGACGACTCCGGCGCGCACCACGGGCACGTGCACGGGATGTCCGCGCTCGCACccgcgccgacgacgacgaccgtcGACGACGAGCTCGTGCGCCACCGCGTCATCTCTCAGGTACTATACGGGACGCCCAGCcacatgcatgcacgttccacgATGCAAACGAAGGTTTTAATTTGAGCTGCTGTCGTGGGATTCGATCGATCAGGTGCTGGAGCTGGGCGTGGTGGTGCACTCGCTGATCATCGGGATGTCCCTGGGCGCCTCCGACTTCCCGAGCACGGTGCGGCCGCTAGTCCCGGCGTTGACGTTCCACCAGCTCTTCGAGGGCATCGGCCTTGGCGGGTGCATCGTCCAGGTGAGCACGCTGTTGTTTTCCAATTTGGATGGGACTGGTTTTTAGGAGTGGTCGATCAGTGTCTTTGTCCACAAAACTACACCATCAATTGCAAAGGGTGGAGTCGTTGGCTTTAGCACTCAGCAGAATCTACCAATCCTCCACAGAAAACGTCGCCGCATCTTCTTGTACCacatctgatttttttttttacttttgttttttttccttgTTCTTTTAAGGACTAAAGGTCATAAAAAGTTGTCGACAATAGTAACTGGGCCGGAACTCCTCGGATAGCCTCATATCGGCTAAACATGAGTCAGCCCATGTAAAAAATGTCACTCGTGGTTTTTGTCTTCGGATTGAATTTTGAATATGGATGCTAGTGTCAGTGTGTGATTCCTAAAATAAAACAATGTTTAACTAGTGTGATGACAAAAAGATTTCCTCTTTGGTCACAGGCCAAGTTCCGCCTCAGGTCAATGTTAGCGATGGCAGTCTTCTTCTCGCTGACGACCCCGATCGGCGTCGCCATCGGCATCGGGATATCGTCCGTGTACGACGAGACGAGCCCGACGGCGCTGGTCGTGCAGGGCTTCCTcgaggccgccgccgcggggatCCTGGTGTACATGGCGCTCGTCGACATCCTCGCCGAGGACTTCATGAGCGCCCGGGTGCAGAGCAGTGCGCGCCTGCAGGTCGCGCTCAACACCTCGCTGCTGCTCGGAGCTGGATTGATGTCCATGCTCGCCATCTGGGCTTGACCACGTACAACAAACGTATTTAAGCTGAAGCGCAGCGAGTGGATCGTAGTTTCGTTATAGGTTCGTGTTCCAATGGATCAGGCGTTTTTTAGTTTCGAATGTGTACAAGAAGCGTAAAATTTATGCAAGTTCTTAGGTGCCGCCAAGTAACCAATGACCAGCCGTCGAATCCTACTAATCGGAAGTCTGACAAACCATTTGGATAGCCACCATAGAAATAGTATGTGCCTCGTATAGAAACGGTTGTGAAGTGAAGTCATTTTTTTTCtattaaaaagaaatattaacggTGATTAACTGTggaaatatatattttcttccTGTGCCGTTATTGGGGAAGTTTCCGAGTGTCTAGGACTTCTGCTCCACATTCTTTGGCCTAACAGTTTCAGTTCTAAGCATTTTATTCATAAAAAAGGTTGAATTTGTGAGAGCATATAAAGAGTGCGACATAAACTAAGTTTTTATAAAACTGTTTCATGATGGAGTTTGTGAAGTAGTCCAAAGCACTCTCTTAGTGCCACAAGATGTTGAAATAGAAAAAAGAAGAGTTGATCCCTATTGGGTTAGGGGAAAAAACAATAATAATCAATAGAAAGTCTCTAAGAAACCTCCATTCTTCATAATATGTACCACTTTCATGCAATCTGATTGGATGATTAATCGGTTGCATCCTATATGTTGCGTTAACATCAATCTCTTTTTCAGCGCATAAGTCTCCGCCATCGGTGCATCAACAAGATGTGGCACAAAACTATGGGCTGCTGCTAAAACACCACCCGAGCAATCTCTTATAATAGAACCAACACTACTGCAGCCACCATTTTCATCAAAATCAGCATCAACGTTCACCATGACTTTACCCTCTGGAGGTTTTTTTCATCCCTGTCTTAATATTGAGCTTTTCTTCGTCGCCAGCTTATAGTTGGTTAGTGCCACAATGGCCATGGTGGACCTTGACGGTCGTTGGACAGTTTCTCCATGGATTATTGTCGACGCTCCCACCATATATACCAGGCTGCTGTGATGACTAACTCTGCAAATCCCACCTTGAGGTTCTAGATTTGATAATCCCTTGTGAGAATTTCCTCGAGAATTGCACAACCCGATCTGTCAGTTATAATTAGGCATTGTATTTTCTCCTCGATTCTCAACGAATGCCACACTTGTGTCGCTCGTTCACATGCAAAAATCATGTATTTAATATCTTTGGTAGCTGCAATATATGGTGACTGCAATATTATATGGAGTGGTTTCTATGAGATATCAATTGAATATTGTAGCAaggaggagaacgaggtggcTCATAATTTAGCTAAAAGAGCTCGGTAATATAAGCAAATTGTACTTGGGTCGATAAGCCCTCTAGCTTTATTCTAGGCTCTTTGATGAACGATGTAAGAGCATCttcaacagttatgcaattgaaaTT
It encodes:
- the LOC8061803 gene encoding zinc transporter 5 — its product is MAKLAVVAAALYAILVLAVSLPVLVTAAECDCGSDDAAAAGRRDKAGALRLKVVAIFCILAGGAVGAAVPSLGHGRLPALRPDADLFLAVKALAGGVILATGLVHILPAAFDALGSPCLAAGPWNRFPFAGMVAMLAAVATLVVDTVATGYFRRRTVARRKAAAAVGDEPSSSELGRCDGGDLEAEASDDSGAHHGHVHGMSALAPAPTTTTVDDELVRHRVISQVLELGVVVHSLIIGMSLGASDFPSTVRPLVPALTFHQLFEGIGLGGCIVQAKFRLRSMLAMAVFFSLTTPIGVAIGIGISSVYDETSPTALVVQGFLEAAAAGILVYMALVDILAEDFMSARVQSSARLQVALNTSLLLGAGLMSMLAIWA